The following proteins are encoded in a genomic region of Primulina huaijiensis isolate GDHJ02 chromosome 3, ASM1229523v2, whole genome shotgun sequence:
- the LOC140974155 gene encoding NADH dehydrogenase [ubiquinone] iron-sulfur protein 1, mitochondrial, with product MGLAQLASRALLRSTRFTSKPYILRTIVSTPDRHNSETSAAAAEPDLPPRTPVGGARVHFPNPDDAIEVFVDGYQVKIPKGMTVLQACEIAGVDIPRFCYHSRLSIAGNCRMCLVEVEKSPKPVASCAMPALPGMKIKTDTPIAKKAREGVMEFLLMNHPLDCPICDQGGECDLQDQSMAFGSDRGRFTETKRSVVDKNLGPLVKTVMTRCIQCTRCVRFATEVAGVQDLGMLGRGSGEEIGTYVEKLMTSELSGNVIDICPVGALTSKPFAFKARNWELSGTESIDVSDAVGSNIRIDSRGPEVMRILPRLNEDINEEWISDKTRFFYDGLKRQRLSDPMVRGADGQFKVVSWHDVLAVVAEVIHQVKPEEIVGVAGKLSDAESMMALKDFLNKMGSNNIWCEGNGSNPNADLRAGYIMNSSISGLEKADVFLLVGTQPRVEAAMVNARIRKTVRATNAKVGYVGPPADLNYDNQHLGTGPETLTELAEGRHPFSSILSTAKNPAIIVGAGIFERKDKDAIFSVIDAIAKKSNAVTPEWNGLNMLLLNAAQAAALDLGLVPESDKSIESAKFLYLMGADDTNLEKLPTDAFVVYQGHHGDKSVYRANLILPASAFSEKEGTYANTEGCAQTTVPAVPTVGDSRDDWRIIRALSEVAGVRLPYDTLGAIRARIGTVAPNLLQVDERVAATYSTSSMRPEVKEKMDKAPFETSVENFYMTDSISRASKIMAQCSALLRK from the exons ATGGGGCTGGCTCAACTCGCTTCTCGAGCCCTCCTCCGATCGACCCGATTCACATCCAAACCCTATATCCTTCGCACCATCGTCTCCACACCAGACCGCCACAACTCCGAAACTTCCGCAGCCGCCGCAGAACCAGATCTACCTCCTAGAACTCCTGTTGGGGGCGCCCGAGTCCACTTCCCCAATCCGGATGACGCAATTGAGGTGTTTGTCGATGGATACCAAGTCAAGATTCCAAAGGGAATGACGGTGCTGCAGGCCTGCGAGATCGCTGGGGTTGACATACCGAGGTTTTGCTACCACAGTCGGCTTTCCATCGCCGGAAATTGTCGTATGTGCCTTGTCGAGGTCGAGAAGTCGCCCAAGCCAGTGGCTTCGTGTGCCATGCCTGCTCTTCCCG GAATGAAGATCAAGACTGATACACCTATTGCGAAAAAGGCAAGAGAAGGGGTGATGGAGTTTCTGTTGATGAACCATCCACTAGACTGCCCAATTTGTGATCAGGGCGGAGAGTGCGATCTTCAGGATCAGTCTATGGCTTTTGGTTCTGATCGAGGTCGTTTTACAGAAACAAAGAGATCTGTAGTAGATAAGAACCTTGGCCCACTGGTTAAGACAGTCATGACTCGATGTATTCAATGCACAAG GTGTGTAAGGTTTGCAACAGAAGTAGCTGGTGTTCAAGATCTTGGAATGCTGGGTCGCGGTAGTGGAGAAGAGATTGGAACTTACGTTGAGAAGCTAATGACAAGTGAGCTGTCAGGGAACGTGATTGATATTTGTCCAGTAGGAGCCCTGACCTCAAAACCTTTTGCCTTTAAAGCTCGTAATTGGGAGTTGAGTGGAACAGAGAGCATTGATGTCTCTGACGCAGTTGGTTCAAATATTCGTATTGATAGCAGAGGTCCTGAGGTTATGCGCATTCTGCCACGATTGAATGAG GACATCAATGAGGAGTGGATCTCGGACAAGACACGCTTCTTTTATGATGGTTTGAAGAGGCAAAGGCTAAGTGACCCCATGGTTCGTGGAGCCGATGGACAGTTTAAGGTTGTGAGCTGGCATGATGTGCTTGCTGTGGTTGCAGAAGTAATTCACCAAGTTAAACCTGAGGAAATCGTTGGGGTTGCTGGTAAGCTGTCTGATGCCGAATCCATGATGGCACTAAAGGATTTCTTAAACAAGATGGGATCAAATAACATTTGGTGTGAAGGGAATGGCTCAAATCCAAATGCTGACCTGCGAGCCGGATATATTATGAACAGTAGCATCAGTGGGTTGGAGAAAGCGGATGTTTTCCTTTTAGTTGGCACACag CCAAGGGTCGAAGCCGCAATGGTGAATGCCAGGATACGGAAAACTGTTCGAGCAACCAATGCTAAGGTTGGTTATGTTGGCCCTCCAGCTGATCTCAACTATGATAACCAGCATCTTGGCACAGGGCCCGagacacttactgaacttgctGAGGGACGCCATCCATTTTCTTCTATTCTATCAACTGCTAAGAATCCTGCCATCATAGTTGGAGCCGGTATCTTTGAGAGGAAGGATAAAGACGCAATTTTCTCTGTTATTGATGCCATTGcaaaaaaatcaaatgcagTTACTCCTGAATGGAACGGTCTTAATATGCTGCTGCTTAATGCCGCCCAAGCCGCGGCACTAGACCTTGGACTTGTACCTGAATCCGACAAAAGCATTGAATCTGCCAAGTTTCTCTACTTAATGGGTGCTGATGATACTAACTTGGAGAAACTCCCTACTGATGCCTTCGTGGTTTACCAAGGTCACCATGGCGACAAGAGTGTGTATCGGGCCAATTTAATTTTACCAGCATCGGCTTTTAGTGAGAAAGAAGGGACGTATGCTAACACAGAAGGGTGTGCTCAAACAACTGTACCTGCAGTCCCTACGGTTGGCGATTCCAGGGACGATTGGAGAATTATTCGAGCATTATCAGAGGTGGCAGGTGTTCGGTTACCTTATGATACACTCGGTGCTATTAGGGCCCGAATAGGAACTGTGGCACCGAATCTCTTGCAAGTTGATGAGAGAGTGGCTGCAACGTATTCGACTTCTTCCATGAGACCTGAGGTGAAGGAGAAGATGGATAAGGCCCCGTTTGAAACTTCTGTCGAGAATTTCTATATGACAGATTCGATTTCCAGGGCGTCGAAGATCATGGCACAATGTAGTGCGCTGTTGAGGAAGTGA